The Oryzihumus leptocrescens sequence CTCGGTTGGGTCAGCAGGTCGGTGCTGTCGACGAGCTGGTCGACCGAGCCCACCAGCGGCAGACCCCGCAGGCCTGGCGAGCTCACCATCCTGAGGGCGGCACCTGCGAACCGCTCGGCGCCGAGGACGATGGCCGGCCGGTCGTGGAACGTCCGCGGCTCCGTGTCGAGGCTCAGACCGGGCGAGAGCGCGTTGAACCGCCGGCCCAGCACCTGATAAGCCGCCATGAGGTGCTGCTCCCGGCTGCCCAGGTCCGGGGCCTGCAGCGCGTGCCGCATGGCGCGGCCGAGCCCGTCGGGGTCGGCAATCGCGGCGAACGCCGTGCCGAGCCACTTGGAGCAGGGCCAGTAGCGCCGTGCCATCAGCAGCGCCAGCCGCATCGCGTCGCGCACCTGTCGCGCCGCCGTGAGCGCCGACCCGGCGTGGTCCCCCACTTCCGCAGTCCGCTGCACGAACGCCTCCTCCTGGGCGAGACGCCGCCACTGGCAGGCGAGCATCCACCACCAGACGTCGTCGGGGTACTGGCGCAAGAGGGAGCGTAGCTCGGTCAGGTGGCCCGGGCCGTCATGGAAGACGGTGCCACCCACGACTCCCAGGAGTCTCTGCTGCGGGAACGTCA is a genomic window containing:
- a CDS encoding DUF4037 domain-containing protein, giving the protein MPTFQPARLLCAQFYKQVLAPAIGRPHAAGLLGSGSDVLGYDTERSTDHDWGPRAVIFVDAVDVDEVRTRVAATLPATFDGWPVALGRDGQPLEPHVVTTTVPEWIRSELGTDPVADGLTDADWLTFPQQRLLGVVGGTVFHDGPGHLTELRSLLRQYPDDVWWWMLACQWRRLAQEEAFVQRTAEVGDHAGSALTAARQVRDAMRLALLMARRYWPCSKWLGTAFAAIADPDGLGRAMRHALQAPDLGSREQHLMAAYQVLGRRFNALSPGLSLDTEPRTFHDRPAIVLGAERFAGAALRMVSSPGLRGLPLVGSVDQLVDSTDLLTQPSLCRRLRDAYVPVATS